A window of the Cicer arietinum cultivar CDC Frontier isolate Library 1 chromosome 6, Cicar.CDCFrontier_v2.0, whole genome shotgun sequence genome harbors these coding sequences:
- the LOC101492427 gene encoding transcription factor MYB106-like has protein sequence MGRSPCCEKVGLKKGPWTPEEDQKLIAYIEEFGHGSWRALPSKAGLQRCGKSCRLRWTNYLRPDIKRGKFSLQEEQTIIQLHALLGNRWSAIAAQLPRRTDNEIKNYWNTHLKKRLTRMGIDPTTHKPKTDTLGSSSSASHYSKDSANLSHMAQWESARLEAEARLVRETNKLKVQKQLESSTAQPPARLFLNKITPIQPSLPPCLDILKAWQSSWSKPKDENSNNKMHSMYAMMLSNDENLESPTSTLNFPGTTLLPLPLPVTVPVPTMTTNNVVPFNQNNNLLLPLTDTTINNDEEEIWKNFNLPKQNMMEGGDNDDNNNMLNLQQDDDIMAAVEAFRSSCGGFDNTIPISSTTISTNVVLEGEENLAMMNGEGNIICNVNLEENKHYWNSILGLVSDEMSMVL, from the exons ATGGGTAGGTCTCCTTGCTGTGAGAAAGTTGGATTGAAGAAAGGACCATGGACTCCTGAGGAAGACCAAAAACTGATTGCTTACATTGAAGAATTTGGTCATGGAAGCTGGCGTGCATTGCCTTCCAAAgctg GACTTCAAAGATGTGGAAAGAGCTGCAGACTGAGGTGGACTAACTACCTCCGACCTGACATTAAAAGAGGAAAGTTCAGCCTGCAGGAAGAGCAAACCATCATCCAACTTCACGCCCTTCTTGGAAACAG ATGGTCAGCCATAGCAGCTCAACTTCCAAGGAGAACAGACAACGAAATAAAAAACTATTGGAACACACATCTCAAGAAAAGGCTAACAAGAATGGGTATAGACCCCACAACTCACAAGCCTAAAACAGACACACTCGGCTCTTCATCGTCGGCTTCTCACTACTCCAAGGACTCGGCTAATCTCAGCCACATGGCTCAATGGGAAAGTGCTCGTTTAGAAGCTGAAGCTAGACTCGTTAGAGAAACAAACAAGCTGAAAGTTCAAAAACAGCTGGAATCCTCTACAGCGCAACCACCTGCACGCCTTTTTCTCAACAAAATCACACCCATCCAACCATCACTTCCACCTTGTCTTGATATCCTTAAAGCATGGCAAAGTTCATGGTCCAAACCAAAAGATGAAAACAGCAACAACAAAATGCATAGTATGTATGCTATGATGTTATCCAATGATGAAAATCTAGAATCACCAACATCCACTTTGAACTTCCCTGGAACAACCTTGcttcctcttcctcttcctGTCACTGTCCCTGTCCCCACCATGACCACCAATAACGTTGTTCCGttcaatcaaaataataatttattacttCCTCTAACTGACACCACCATTAATAATGATGAGGAAGAGATATggaaaaatttcaatttaccAAAACAGAACATGATGGAAGGTGGTGATAATGATGACAACAATAATATGTTGAACTTGCAGCAAGATGATGATATTATGGCGGCTGTGGAAGCTTTTAGATCTTCTTGTGGTGGATTTGACAATACTATCCCCATTTCTAGTACAACTATTTCCACAAATGTTGTTCTTGAGGGTGAGGAAAACTTGGCAATGATGAATGGGGAAGGAAACATTATTTGCAACGTGAATCTCGAAGAGAATAAGCATTATTGGAATAGTATACTGGGATTGGTCAGTGATGAAATGAGCATGGTTCTATAA